TCATGAGAACCAAATACATTTCAGAACTTTTTACAAGTTGGTTTATAAAACCTAAATCAGCAAGCAAATGTTTTATTGAATTACTGCAATTGGTGTCATCAGACAAAAATCTATTTGGGGCTGAGACTGGTTTCAACTAGTCAAATTATTGGTTTTGTCATGGTTCTgatttatcaaaatatccttctttctgaattaagtcaatgagtttatGTAAAAGGCTGTTTATGCCAGTTTCTTTCTTTCCTACTTTTGCAGAGTATAGTTTTAGTAAGGTTTACTTAATGTAGCTGGATTTACTATCAATGGTAGTGTCCCTACCAAAAAATCTAGAATGTTGCTAAAAGCTCTCTTCCTAGAACTCCCAACTAAGTGCAAGTAGGATTGGgatgattaaaataaaatagcAAACAAAGCACCATTGCATTGCTTAAATGCAACTAAAAGGATCATGTTAACAGTTTCCATGATGCTTCCTTGATGGGCAAATGCAACTACTAAGCTGAATGTGATTTCAGTTGAAGATACCTACCGAGCAGCTGGTTCAGAAAAAAACTTTCCAGGTTGCTTCTGTCGGAGGACATGCAGGTCACCACCTGGACAATACTCCATGACTAGACACGAGAGGTTATCTGCCGTAAAATGGGCATATAAGGTAGGAAGGAACGGATGATCCAGCATTTGCAGGATCTCCCTTTCGGTTTGCGCTCTAAGCATCTTTTTTCTGCTCACCAGGAATTCAATATCCATGACTTTCAAGGCAAAGAACCATTCAGAACCAATTAGCTCGGCAAGATAAACAGTGCCAATATCACCACAACCAAGCCTTTTGAGAAGCTTAAAATTCTTCAATCCTAAGCTTCCCTGCTGCATCACAACATGGCGAATGGCTACCCATCTCGCATCCTTTGACATGTGAGGTCTACTACCATTACTGCTGGAACCACTCTGATGGCTCTCCTCACTGATGCTGGTGCTGCTATCACCAATGCTACTTTTAGAACTTTGAGAGCACTCCCCCTTTTCTCTCAATCTTGAGCATTCACTCATTTTCACACCAACAGCCCTACCACCACTGCAGTTATTTGGACTGCAATCTGGTTTGCTCGCACCACTGTCAATGTTTTCTGTGACAACTGCACCAGCAGGATTCATGCTGCTGGATGCTGGAGGCACAGATTCTTTCTGGCAACCTGACTTTGTTTTACTAGGAATAGCTGCACCAGCTTTGTCAACTTCTCCACATCTGATGGAACTACCTGATTTTGAAGCTgattccttctttcctttctttctaccACAGGTCTTGCTCCGAAATACTGGCTTGATCAGATGTGGACTTACTGCAGACTTGATTGATTCAGTGCCTTTCTGGGAGCTGGATACACAAGTTACGGAAATCGTCTTTCCCTTCTTCTCTATCTCTGCAGAAGCTGATAGATTTTTGCTGGTTTTTGCTGATGTAGGATTAAGCACATCTTGAATTCTGACTTTTGGTACCTTAGCTGTGTTGAGAACTGTCGAAAGAGGTGATGAAGCAGCATCTCGATTAGATGGTTCCAAGTTGCTTCTTTGACTGAAATCAGTAGCTTTTCCAGATGACTCCATGACAACTTTTTCAGGAACAATGGATATCTCTACTaaacttcttttttcttcttctactgaaAGATCAGAATCACTTGCTTGGACCACTACAGAGGCATAGAGTTTTTTAATAGTTCCAGCTTCAGAGCTACCAGATAAGCCAATTGGTTTTGATAACCTTTTCATAGCAGCCATCTCTGATGCCTGAGAAATGCACAACCTTCGCAGTGCTTGTTTCAAGGTCACTGATTCAGATATTCCTATTCCTGATGCTTGAGATATCCTGACTTTAACTGGCTTCTTAAGAGTACTCTTCTGCAGTAAGTCCACACCATCCTGGTGAGAAGGGCCAAGAACCCTTGGTGAGGTCCTGAGATCAATTGCCCTCAAAAGCCGATCAAGGTCATCCTCGACAGGTCGACCATGAGACTTAACATCTTCATCtgcttttgatttaatactaagTGTCTTAGATCTATTCAAATGATGAACTGATTTTAATTCTTCATTTGATTCAACAATCTCAGAAATACCACCTGATGAACCCATTTTCTACGTGGCTGTACCAACCAAGATAACCTAGATAAGCGATTAAATAACTAACCCATGTCCCAGGAATCTGTCCAGTAGGTAATGAAGTACAATCAAGAAAAACCAAACTTTTTCATATAGATACTTTTCATACGTATCAATTACTATAGTTGAAGGGGGCCTTCAAAACAGCTTCTCAACATCAATGTGCACCACGATCCTGCACGAGGAGACCGCAATTAATTAAAAGGTTAAAATATTGAACATGCTGGTAGCTGAATTACAGTTAGCCTAAACAACAATACCATAGATTTAAAAGACAATGGATACCAATACATGAAAATAGAAATGATTCAGCAGtagttttgaattttatttattgaAATAGTTACTTCTTCAACCATGTTAAAGAAATTTGAAACTGAAAATGCTTCCAACCAGGGACCCAAccttaaatcaatttaaactagGTAATGAACTATGTTTTGAGGTGAACAGGATTTAGAGTAAAATGCAAAAGTTTGCAAGTTTGCAGCCAAACAACATATAGAATTTATAATGTACATAATTGACTCTGAACACTagtcataaaaatttattcctcaaTTGTCGCTTTCTTTGGTGCTAAATTGAACATTCTTGGCTGTAAAACAATGTAAAGTTCCCCCTTAGCTTATCTCAGGtctgaataatttttatttctggAAGTGTTTGGTCTAGCTTCTAACATTCATCATAAGAATATCAGATTTATGACAACACCAATTCAGCCAGACATAGATACTCTTTGAGTTATCAACTTTAATGACTTTTCCTACAAGTCAAAGTGTTACTCAAGCTTGACAAGATACACAACCCGATTAACTGAATTTGATTGGTTGAGTGCTTAATTTAAAATGTGCCTATTCCAGTTATTCATATCTGCAGACCAAAATGCCTAAAAATAATGGATGAAAACAACGAGTATTTGCGTTAACAGTGGAGCTTCTAGACACCCAAGACAGAACTTTGCATGACAGAAAACTCACAGCAGCCACCTGGTTAAAAATGCCAGTTTTTATTGTCAAAAGCTATTATGAGTGCTTAAAAGTTAAAGAGGCATGGCACTTTTGTTGCATCTCTGATGCAATTGCGATTCTGCACCATAATGAAATTTACCTTCTGGCTATCCGCGTGTGCTCCAGATTTCTGCTCCAACATTCTGATACATTTTTGACTATACAttgagatatatttttgatcCATGACATTTACCAGAAGTCGCAACGTGGAGTTAAGTTATCTCAATGAAGCACAATTATGATCGTTTATGTTACTTTCACGGTCATAATTGTGAGTACCTTCGGTTCTAGATGTGAATAACTTGAGTTCTGATATCCAGACTTGAAATAAAAAGAAGAGGTTGCAAAACCTAATTTCCCAGAGACCTGCAGCCATTTTATTTCAAACCAATTCGACTGCATGAACTAAGTAGTCGAAGAAAATGGctagatttttttaaaagaaaaaaaattaaaaaatagatatcCACAATCCGCACTTAGTTCCACTAATTTTATAAGCACATAGTTTTCTTCTCACGAACCGATTCAACAGCATACACAGAAGATGGCGAATGACTAGAAATAGAAATGATGAGAGAGGGGAAGGGGTTCCACATTCCGCGCTCATTGCCGAATCCTTTCCAAACATGTAATTTTTCGCTTTTTCCTGCACACATTTCTCCATGCTGATCAACAACAACAgaccaaagaaaagaagaagaaattaaaatcaaaaagaaaaacaagagcTACCCCGAATTACAACGGATTTTTCTCTCCCCATCTaaaaaaaggacaaaaaaaaaaggaaaattacTCCAGACAAAATCAACCAGTAAGAAGCAGTAGAGAAGCCGTAAAATCTCAgctaagagaagatagagagaagaAGAAGCTTACCAGGAAGACGTCTAGGAATGCCAGCAACAGCTCAGATCGCAAACCCAGTTCAACGATCTCGATCGAGTAGAGTGAGGAGAATGCGGGGTTCGATGGCTCCGAGATC
Above is a genomic segment from Elaeis guineensis isolate ETL-2024a chromosome 1, EG11, whole genome shotgun sequence containing:
- the LOC105038218 gene encoding serine/threonine-protein kinase D6PK, which codes for MGSSGGISEIVESNEELKSVHHLNRSKTLSIKSKADEDVKSHGRPVEDDLDRLLRAIDLRTSPRVLGPSHQDGVDLLQKSTLKKPVKVRISQASGIGISESVTLKQALRRLCISQASEMAAMKRLSKPIGLSGSSEAGTIKKLYASVVVQASDSDLSVEEEKRSLVEISIVPEKVVMESSGKATDFSQRSNLEPSNRDAASSPLSTVLNTAKVPKVRIQDVLNPTSAKTSKNLSASAEIEKKGKTISVTCVSSSQKGTESIKSAVSPHLIKPVFRSKTCGRKKGKKESASKSGSSIRCGEVDKAGAAIPSKTKSGCQKESVPPASSSMNPAGAVVTENIDSGASKPDCSPNNCSGGRAVGVKMSECSRLREKGECSQSSKSSIGDSSTSISEESHQSGSSSNGSRPHMSKDARWVAIRHVVMQQGSLGLKNFKLLKRLGCGDIGTVYLAELIGSEWFFALKVMDIEFLVSRKKMLRAQTEREILQMLDHPFLPTLYAHFTADNLSCLVMEYCPGGDLHVLRQKQPGKFFSEPAARFYVAEVLLALEYLHMLGVIYRDLKPENILVRDDGHIMLSDFDLSLRCSVSPTLLRSSSLGTEGPVKKLSGPCAENSCIDPLCLQPSWVHVSCFTPRLVSSTMAKTHKLKTDLGGQDSLLPQLVVEPTDARSNSFVGTHEYLAPEIIRGDGHGSAVDWWTFGIFLYELLFGRTPFRGPGNEETLANVISLSLRFPESPTVSFHARDLIRGLLVKEPENRLGSVRGAAEIKQHPFFEGLNWALIRCAAPPETPKSYDVGTPVAMRKKKEGKCLDFGSNGEDVEFELF